One window from the genome of Fundidesulfovibrio putealis DSM 16056 encodes:
- a CDS encoding class I SAM-dependent methyltransferase: MDIDWQSLWREAVAKTSAVSHVGYWNERANDYDNFIRSSRFAYGEAMSEILVREGMLSPSGTVLEIASGVGAVTLPLAQRCALVTALEPAERMADRLRQNARDRGISNIDVRVQTLEQAQGTVVPGSFDLTLMCHASWQFPEFMAVVEFMDRASRLGGCIADTAGFDDQTQGEMYDALGIKADCPDRFPYLFNLLYSGGYYPNVRMIPYAMRRSIDSALSMWRLLIGKYRTPTEQDLALIESHVHARAEDGMYEVPSVMAVLWWKKKQATK, encoded by the coding sequence ATGGACATTGATTGGCAAAGCCTTTGGCGTGAGGCCGTCGCGAAGACCAGCGCCGTGAGCCATGTGGGATACTGGAACGAACGTGCGAACGACTACGATAACTTCATACGCTCCAGCCGCTTCGCCTACGGTGAAGCCATGTCGGAGATCCTGGTCAGGGAGGGGATGTTGTCTCCTTCGGGGACAGTGCTGGAGATCGCGTCCGGGGTCGGAGCCGTGACATTGCCCCTGGCTCAGCGATGCGCCTTGGTGACCGCGCTGGAACCGGCTGAGCGAATGGCGGACCGGTTGCGCCAAAATGCCCGTGATCGCGGCATTTCCAACATCGACGTCCGGGTCCAGACGCTTGAGCAGGCCCAGGGGACAGTCGTTCCCGGCTCCTTCGACCTCACGCTCATGTGCCATGCCTCCTGGCAGTTCCCGGAGTTCATGGCAGTCGTGGAGTTCATGGACAGAGCTTCAAGGCTCGGCGGTTGCATCGCTGATACGGCCGGATTCGACGACCAGACCCAGGGCGAGATGTACGATGCGCTGGGGATCAAAGCGGATTGCCCCGACCGTTTTCCCTACCTGTTCAACCTCCTCTATTCTGGAGGCTATTACCCGAACGTCAGGATGATACCCTACGCCATGCGCCGCTCAATTGATTCGGCCCTAAGCATGTGGCGGCTATTGATCGGGAAATACCGCACTCCCACAGAGCAGGACCTGGCTCTCATCGAAAGCCATGTCCATGCGAGGGCTGAAGACGGCATGTACGAGGTGCCCTCTGTCATGGCTGTGCTGTGGTGGAAGAAGAAACAGGCCACAAAATGA
- a CDS encoding ABC transporter substrate-binding protein — protein MNHVLIRSAFVLFALVCLYSGPAWAAESTLRLGAPWSPKTMDPQVDGYMFTRLGVVEGLTTLDEKLNIQPCLATAWTVSDDKLSWRFTLRDGVRFHDGTPLTAPAFRDALQRTIKKGALLKNVPMASVEAPDDKTLVFKTTSPFSPLPAYLARGEAGALAPSSFDQAGELVKPVGTGVFSVESWKLKEEITLAANKAHWGPVKPKLDKVVYKSVPDALTRLAMLRGGELDVAQIMPADAAKSLAKSNEFSIHTMPIGRCRMMAFNLSRDPFSDIRVRKAVNLAVNRQEIVEANLDGIGEPAKTLFPPQVSWANASLKGFAFDPEGAKALLAQAGWKDANGDGILDKDGKPLRVKLLTYPERAELPPMAEVIQQQLKKVGIGCDVVSMQVSAAEQTRDAGDFDLYLLGRGLLFVPDPDDNLMMDYFSENTFKKGWGAYHYKNAALDGLLQKARTTFDQGERKKMYDEVQVLLEADMPMAYLNYYVNIDLVSKKVSGYRMHPTEQTFSLETLELK, from the coding sequence ATGAATCATGTTCTGATACGCTCTGCTTTCGTCCTGTTCGCCTTGGTCTGCTTGTACTCCGGCCCGGCCTGGGCTGCGGAAAGCACGCTGCGGCTGGGAGCTCCCTGGTCGCCCAAAACCATGGATCCCCAGGTCGACGGGTACATGTTCACCCGTCTTGGGGTGGTGGAGGGCCTGACGACCCTAGACGAAAAGCTCAACATCCAGCCTTGTCTCGCAACGGCCTGGACGGTTTCCGATGACAAACTGTCATGGAGATTCACCCTGCGCGACGGCGTGCGCTTCCATGACGGAACTCCTCTAACCGCCCCTGCCTTCCGGGACGCATTGCAACGAACCATCAAGAAGGGGGCGCTGCTGAAAAACGTCCCCATGGCCTCGGTGGAGGCTCCCGACGACAAGACCCTGGTCTTCAAGACCACCTCGCCCTTTTCCCCCCTGCCTGCGTATCTCGCTCGGGGCGAGGCCGGAGCACTTGCTCCCTCGTCCTTCGACCAGGCCGGAGAACTGGTGAAGCCGGTGGGAACGGGTGTGTTCTCCGTGGAGTCATGGAAGCTCAAGGAGGAGATCACCCTGGCGGCCAACAAGGCGCACTGGGGGCCGGTCAAGCCCAAGCTGGACAAGGTTGTCTACAAATCCGTGCCGGACGCGCTCACCAGGCTGGCCATGCTGCGCGGCGGCGAACTGGACGTGGCCCAGATCATGCCTGCCGACGCCGCGAAATCCCTGGCGAAATCCAATGAGTTTTCCATACACACCATGCCTATCGGCCGTTGCCGCATGATGGCTTTCAACCTGTCGCGCGACCCCTTCTCCGACATCCGTGTCCGTAAGGCGGTGAACCTGGCCGTGAACCGCCAGGAGATAGTCGAGGCGAACCTGGACGGAATCGGTGAGCCCGCCAAGACTCTCTTCCCGCCCCAGGTGTCCTGGGCCAACGCCAGCCTCAAGGGGTTCGCCTTCGACCCCGAAGGGGCCAAGGCGCTCCTGGCCCAGGCAGGCTGGAAGGACGCCAACGGCGACGGCATCCTGGACAAGGACGGCAAGCCCCTGCGCGTGAAGCTGCTCACCTACCCGGAGCGGGCCGAGCTGCCGCCCATGGCCGAGGTGATCCAGCAGCAGCTCAAGAAGGTCGGCATCGGCTGCGACGTTGTGTCCATGCAGGTCAGCGCCGCCGAACAGACCAGGGACGCGGGGGATTTCGACCTCTATCTTCTGGGACGCGGCCTGTTGTTCGTACCCGACCCGGACGACAACCTCATGATGGACTACTTCTCCGAAAACACCTTCAAGAAGGGCTGGGGAGCGTATCACTACAAGAACGCCGCTCTTGACGGACTGCTCCAGAAAGCGAGGACGACATTCGACCAGGGCGAACGCAAGAAGATGTACGACGAGGTGCAGGTCCTCCTGGAGGCCGACATGCCCATGGCCTATCTCAACTACTACGTGAACATCGATCTGGTTTCCAAGAAGGTATCTGGTTACCGGATGCACCCCACGGAGCAGACCTTCAGCCTTGAGACCTTGGAGTTGAAGTGA
- a CDS encoding ABC transporter permease, translating to MTGYVLRRLLAMVPVLFGISLLAFAAMGMTPGDVASISLASRTGIDVPPEQAVEDLRREMRLNDPLALQYARWMGTVLSGDLGRSYQTGRTVIQELARVFPPTAALACSALAIGLLLAVPVGVASAMRRGHPVDHLTLGGSLLFGCIPDFFLGLILILLFSITLGLTPVAGFSKASGLILPALTLGLTNAAISSRLMRAGMLQALEEKHLVAASARGLSRRAVVWKHALKQALVPMTSYVGAQFGYFFGGAVVVETIFAWPGLGRLLVDSINARDVAVVQGCVLAIAAVYVLINLGVDILQWILDPRTRNA from the coding sequence ATGACGGGATACGTGTTGCGAAGGCTGCTGGCCATGGTCCCCGTGCTCTTCGGGATCAGCCTTCTGGCTTTCGCAGCCATGGGCATGACCCCTGGCGATGTGGCGTCCATCAGCCTGGCCTCCAGGACCGGCATTGATGTGCCTCCTGAACAGGCGGTTGAGGATCTGCGCCGCGAAATGCGCCTGAATGATCCTCTGGCGCTCCAGTACGCCCGTTGGATGGGGACGGTTCTCTCTGGAGACCTTGGCCGATCGTACCAGACAGGGCGCACGGTCATCCAGGAATTGGCGCGCGTCTTCCCCCCTACCGCCGCACTGGCCTGCTCGGCGCTGGCCATCGGCCTGCTGCTGGCTGTTCCCGTCGGCGTGGCTTCCGCCATGAGAAGGGGGCATCCCGTGGATCATCTGACCCTGGGAGGTTCCCTGCTGTTCGGGTGCATCCCGGACTTTTTCCTGGGCCTCATCCTGATACTGCTCTTCTCCATTACCCTCGGCCTCACACCGGTGGCGGGTTTTTCAAAGGCGAGCGGGCTCATCCTCCCGGCGCTCACGCTTGGCCTGACCAATGCGGCCATTTCGTCCAGGCTCATGCGGGCGGGCATGTTGCAGGCCCTGGAAGAAAAGCACCTCGTCGCCGCCAGCGCCAGGGGCCTTTCGCGCCGTGCAGTCGTCTGGAAGCATGCGCTCAAGCAGGCCCTCGTGCCCATGACCAGCTACGTCGGAGCCCAGTTCGGCTATTTTTTCGGCGGCGCGGTGGTGGTGGAGACTATCTTCGCTTGGCCGGGGCTTGGGCGGCTGCTGGTAGACTCCATCAACGCGCGCGACGTGGCCGTGGTGCAGGGCTGCGTCCTGGCCATTGCCGCCGTATACGTGCTCATCAACCTCGGGGTGGACATTCTGCAATGGATTCTGGACCCCAGGACCCGCAATGCCTGA
- a CDS encoding class I SAM-dependent methyltransferase, with protein MASQEVKQFMRWQRWNASNAKAYDAYKWLSRSQGWSSYIQGMLSGLPSGATVLEMGAGTGYITAILAEHGHEVLGFDLSEDMLARARATLERQGLASRVRLWQGDAENVDLPDSSVDAVVSRWVLWTLPDPRAALSEAVRVLRPGGVAAFIDGTVLKQSKLARWRGQWTDYLLTGRKPGWRDACYANFDAQLPRINAEQIAEHLQSCGLTVLRVDKDVDRATDGPFRRWLRGDGWTSHAVTAVKRA; from the coding sequence ATGGCCAGCCAGGAAGTGAAGCAGTTCATGCGGTGGCAGCGCTGGAACGCTTCCAACGCCAAGGCCTACGACGCCTACAAGTGGCTTTCCCGCAGCCAGGGTTGGAGCAGTTACATCCAGGGGATGCTCAGCGGACTGCCTTCGGGGGCCACCGTCCTGGAAATGGGCGCGGGAACCGGATACATCACTGCCATCCTGGCGGAGCACGGGCACGAGGTGCTTGGTTTCGACCTGTCCGAGGACATGCTGGCCCGGGCCAGAGCGACTCTGGAGCGCCAGGGTCTCGCCTCCAGGGTCCGCCTGTGGCAAGGGGACGCTGAGAACGTGGACCTGCCTGACTCCAGCGTGGACGCCGTGGTGAGCCGCTGGGTGCTCTGGACTCTTCCCGATCCACGAGCGGCCCTGTCGGAGGCTGTCCGGGTGCTCAGGCCTGGAGGCGTGGCCGCATTCATCGACGGCACAGTCCTCAAGCAAAGCAAGCTGGCCCGCTGGCGGGGGCAGTGGACGGACTATCTTCTCACTGGCCGCAAGCCCGGCTGGCGGGACGCCTGCTACGCCAACTTCGACGCCCAACTGCCCAGGATCAACGCAGAGCAGATCGCCGAACACCTGCAATCCTGCGGACTCACGGTACTGCGCGTGGACAAGGACGTGGACCGGGCCACGGACGGGCCGTTCCGGCGCTGGCTCAGGGGCGACGGGTGGACCTCCCACGCCGTGACCGCCGTGAAGCGCGCATGA